The window CCTTGTTGATTTTAAAGTAGCAGGTGCAGGTTTTATCGCCGGTGTAGACAATGGCTTTCAGGCAAGTATGGAGCCTTTTAAAGCCAGTTACCGCAAAGCTTTTCATGGTTTGTGCCTGGCTATTTTACAAGCTACAGAAAAAGCAGGAACAATTAAGTTAACAGCAACATCAGCAGGTTTGTCCTCGTCATCAATAGTGATTAATACGGGTAAATGATGAGATAAATGCAGTTCGAAGCAGTAATGGGAGAGTTACCGGAGGGATGAAAGCTTGAAAGTTTTCATCTCGACTGTAGTGCAGCGAAATGGAGAGATCTATAATCAGATTTCTCGACTCCATTGCACTTCGCTCGAAATGACGGAATAAAAAAATTAAATAATAAGAATAAGTGGAGAAGACGATTAATTTAAAAGGAATAACCTGGAACCACAGTCGTGGGTTATTGCCCATGGTGGCAACCGCACAGCGTTTTTCAGAATTGCACCCTAACGTGAACATCACCTGGGAAAAGCGGAGCTTGCAACAATTTGCCGATTTCTCTATTCAGGAACTGGCCGAACATTTCGATCTGTTGGTAATTGATCACCCATGGGCTGGCTTTGCGGCCAAAACCAAATCAATTGTTCCTTTAGATTTTTACCTTAGCGAGGCTTATTTAAAAGATCAGGAAAACAATTCGCTGGGGCAATCTTACGAAAGTTATACCTACGATGATCATTTATGGGCTTTACCCATTGATGCTGCTACGCCTGTTGCCGCCAGCCGGCCGGATTTATTAACAGAAAGAGGCTTCTCTTTACCAAAGTCGTTTGAAGATTTACTAGCCCTGGCCGATGCGGGTCTGGTCGCTTTTGCAGGCATCCCAATTGATGTTTTAATGAATTTTTATACCCTTTGCTGCTCTCTGGGCGAAGATCCCTGCCAGAGCGATGATCAGGTAGTATCGATCGAAACCGGAGTAAAAGCATTGCAAATGTATCGCCAACTGGCATCAAAAATAGATCCGACCAACTTTAGCAGAAATCCGATTCAGGTTTATGAAGCCATGACTTTATCCGACGAAATTGCCTATTGTCCCTTTGCCTACGGTTATTCCAATTATTCGAGAAATGGTTATGCGCGCAAAGTGCTGCATTTTTATGATATGATCTCGCTGGATGGAAAAACCAATTTGAGGAGCACACTGGGCGGCACCGGATTGGCTATCTCTGCCAAATGTGCCGATCCCGAAATGGCGGCCAGATATGCTGAGTTTGTTGGTTCACCAGCTTGTCAGTCAACACTATATTTCGAAAGTGGAGGTCAGCCAGCTCATTTGGCAGCCTGGAAAAATGAAGAAGTAAACCGGCAAAGCCAGAATTACTTTTTAAATACCTTACCTGCCTTACAACGTGCATTTCTCCGTCCGCGCTATCATGGTTCGATGTATTTTCAGGATCATGCCGGCGATGTAGTGCGCGATTATTTGATGGGCAAAGGTGATGAAATAACAGTTTTAACTGTTTTGAACGAATTATATCAAAAATCTAAAAGCTTAGCAGTATCATGAACAGGCCGTTAGAAGGACTTTTGGTTTTAGAGTTCTGTCAGTTTTTGGCAGGACCATCGGCTGGCTTAAAACTGGCCGACTTAGGCGCACGCGTAATTAAAATCGAGCGACCTCAAACCGGCGATGCCTGTCGCGCTTTATCGATCAAAAATCTGTTTGTGGATGAAGACAGTTTGCTTTTCCATACCATCAACCGCAATAAAGAAAGTTATACCGCAGATTTAAAAAATCCGCAAGATTTAGAAAAACTTAAAAAACTGATTGCCAAAGCGGATGTGATGACGCATAATTTCAGACCGGGAGTAATGGAGAAAATTGGCCTGGATTATGCCCGGGTACAACAAATAAATCCAAAAATTATTTACGGCATGGTTACCGGCTATGGCAATGAGGGGCCGTGGAAAAACAAACCCGGCCAGGATTTATTGGTACAATCGGTTTCTGGTTTAACCTTTTTATCGGGGATAGATACCGATGGCCCCGTTCCATTTGGTTTATCTGTTTCTGATATTATGTGCGGTAATCACCTGGTACAGGGAATCATGGCAGCTTTAATTAAAAGGGCCAAAACCAATAAAAGTGTACTGGTTGAAGTGAGCCTGCTCGAATCGATTTTGGATGTGCAGTTTGAAGTAATTACCACTTACCTGAACGATGGGGGAAAATTACCAGATAGAAGCGGTGCAAAAGGCAGTGCGCATGCCTATTTAAGTGCGCCTTATGGCATGTACGAAACCAAAGACGGTTATATTGCCATGGCCATGGGAAACCTGCCAAATATTTGCGCCATTATCAATTGCGACATAACAGATTTATACGTTGAAGCAGGTTCTGCTTTCGAAAACCGCGATAAATTAATTGTACGGTTGGCCGAAACCTTTAAACAGGAAAATACCAGCAATTGGGTTAACCTGTTAGAAAGTAACGGTATCTGGTGTGCGGAGGTGCTCAATTACCAAACAGCCACTGCTTTAAGTACCTATAAAAATCTGAACATTGAGCAACAGATTGATTTGGACGGAGGAAAAAGTATCAAAACCACGGTAAGCCCGATCCGCCTGAACCAAAGAAAGTTATTTGCCAAAAAAGCTGCGCCAAAACTAGGTTTTGATACGGAAAGTATTAACAGGGAGTTTGAAATAAAATAGACAATCCGTCACCCTGAATTTATTTCAGGGTCTGTTTACAGTAGAAGAGATGCTGAAACAAGTTCAGCATGACGATCATGTTTACTTTAAACATATCCCACCAATATGGTTGGGATGACGAATAACTTAGAGTGTTTCGTGGTGACACGAACCACAAAGCAACCGATAGATAGTCGTCATTTCGACTGGAGCGCAGCGAAATGGAGAAATCTTTTAAAACAGATCCCTCCGCTACGGTCGGGATGACGGGAACGACTCGTTGGTCGGGACGACGGGAGAAGAATAAAGAATATAAAAAATAAAATTATGCGACCGCTTGAAGATTATTTAGTTATCGATTTCAGTCAGTTCCTTTCGGGGCCTTCTGCGAGTTTGCGTTTGGCTGATATGGGTGCGCGTGTAATCAAAATTGAGCGTTTAGGGGTAGGCGATATTTGTCGCACCCTTTACACTTCAAATCTGATTATGAATGGCGAATCGTCGGTTTTTCATGCCATTAACCGGAATAAGGAAAGTTTTGAAGTTGATTTAAAAAGCGTAGAAGATTGCGAAATGGTACGCGAGCTGCTTAAAAAAGCAGATGTGATGATCCACAACTTCCGGCCGGGCGTAATGGAACGTTTAGGTTTCGATTACCCATCCGTTAGTGCTTTAAATCCAGCCATTGTTTACGGCGAAATTTCGGGCTATGGAACTGATAGCGAATGGAAAAATAAACCCGGACAGGATTTGTTATTGCAATCTGTTACCGGATTAACCTCCCTTACCGGCAATGCAGATAGCGGTCCGGTTGCCATGGGCTTATCCATTGTAGATATGCTGGCAGGTGCACATCTGGCCCAGGGAATATTGGCCTGTTTATACCGCAAGGCCATCAAAAATGAAGGTGGTTTTGTGCAGGTTAGCATGATGGAATCGGCTTACGATTTTCAGTTTGAAACCATTACAACCTTTATGAACGATGGCGGCGCTTTGCCCGAAAGATCGAAGCAGAACAATGCAAATGCCTATTTGGGTGCCCCTTATGGCATTTACCAAACCGAAAATGGCTACCTGGCGTTGGCCATGGGCTCTATTCCTCAGTTGGGGAATTTACTGGGCTGCGAAAAGCTCGAAGATTATGTTGAAGTGAGCGAAGCTTTCGATAAACGCGATGAAATTAAAGCCATATTAGCCAGTCATTTGCTCAGCCAAACCACCGAAAAATGGCTTTCAAAATTAGAACCAGCCGATATCTGGTGTTCGGATGTATTAAACTGGAACGCTTTAATGCAACATGATGGTTTCAAAGTATTAAATATGATACAGGAAGTTCAAATGTTGGATGGCTATAAATATGAAACCACCAGATGCCCAATCCGTATTGATGGAGAATTATTAACTTCACCAAAAGGTTCGCCAAAACTGGGTCAGGACAACGAGAAAATCATCAAAGAATTTATTACACACAGTACCATTGCCAATGTCTAACCAAGCTGATACCTTCAAAATTGCCGTACGTAAATTTGGTCCTTTCGAATCTGCTATGCAGAAATTCTGGGACAGCTATTGTGCAGTTTCCGGTTGCACACTTCAACTGGAATTGGTGATTATGGATTTACACGAACTTTACGAGAGCACCATTACACGTAAAGGTTTGGCAAATGGTTTATTCGATATTGCCCACATCAATACCGATTGGGTGTATGAAGGTTACCTGAGTCAGGCATTTGAGATTTTAAACCCTTATATTAACACCAATAAACCGGTAAGCTTTCCCAACGGCTGGAGTAAATCGTTATTGAGCTTACAGCGTTTTGGCTGGGAAGTAGTGGGATTGCCCTTTCACGATGGCCCGGAATGTTTCATTTACCGCAAAGATTTATTTGAAAACGAAACTGAGCAGGCAAATTATCTAAAACAATATGGAAAGGTGCTCGAAGTACCCCAAACCTGGGAAGATTTTCATCAGGTAGCTCAGTTTTTCAACCGCCCGGCCGATAATCTGTATGGTAGCATCTTTGCCTGTTATCCCGACGGTCACAATACGGTTTTCGATTTTTGCCTCCAACTGTGGACCAGGGGAGGCAGCCTGGTAGATAAAGCCGGAAACATCAGCATTAATTGCCAGCCCGCTGTTGATGGCCTTGATTTTTACCGGAAAATAGTGAACGATAAAACCGCTGTTCATCCTCAATCAAAAGATTTTGAATCGGTTGCCGCCGGAGTAGCTTTTGCCAAGGGCGAAGCCGCCATGATGATCAACTGGTTTGGCTTTGCCGGAATGTGCGAAGTAGATGCAAATTCGAAGGTAAAAGGGAAAGTTGGGGTAGATTTACTACCTGCAGCTGCCGGTAAGGCATCGGCGTCCTTAAATGTATATTGGCTTTATACAATCGCCAAAGGCAGTAAAAACAAGGATGTAGCTTACGATTTTCTGAAATTTGCCACTAATGCAAAACAAGATAAACTGCTGACGCTGGAAGGGGCATCGGCTGCCGCCTTTCGACATGGAAAGATCCGGAGGTGAACGAAATTATTCCTTATTACCACAAATTAGAACAGTTGCATGAGGTGGCCAACATGCTGCCGCAGCATAAAAACTGGACACAAATAGCCAAAATTATTGATGAAATGGTTTTGAAAGCGATGCACACCACAGAAGCATCTGCAAGTTTAATTGAAAGAGCCCAAAACCAGATTAACGAATTGAATTAGATGAGTATCGATATCCAATATAAACCAACTTTACCCGAAACCAAACAGCCGATTATCATTATTGGTGCTGGTGGAATTGTGGCTGATGCCCATCTGCCTGCATATAAAATCGCTGGTTTCGAAGTTTATGGCATTGTAAACCGTACAAAAGAAAGAGCACAGAAACTGGCCGATGCTTTCGGCATTCCGCATGTTTTTGATACCCTTGCCGAGGCAGTTGCCGCAGCACCAAAAAATACGGTATTCGATGTTACCATCATGCCCGAGCAGTATATCGAAACGTTAAAGCAACTGCCCGATGGTGCAGCGGTTTTAATACAGAAACCAATGGGCGATGATTTTAACCAGGCCAAAGAAATTTTAGCTTTATGCCATGCAAAAAAACTCAAAGCCGCCATTAACTTTCAATTGCGTTTTGCGCCTTTTGTAAGTGCTGCAAGATACTTGATAAATAAAGGTTTAATTGGAGAACTGTATGACATGGAAGTGCGTGTTACCGTTAAAACCCCCTGGGAAATTTTCCCGCATGTAATTATTCACCCGCGTTTGGAAATTCAGTACCACAGTATCCATTATGTTGATTTAATCCGTTCATTTTTAGGCAATCCTAAAAGTGTGCTGGCTAAAACCTTAAAACACCCGGCTAAAAGTTTGTCTTCTTCGCGTTCTACCATTTTATTCGATTATGGAGATACCATGCATGCGGTAATTAACACTAACCACGACCATGATTTTGGTCCAAACCACCAGGAAAGCTACATCAAATGGGAGGGAACCAAAGGAGCCATTGTAGCTAAAATCGGCTTATTGATGGATTATCCGCATGGTGTGCCTGATGTTTTTGAATATTGCCTAGTAGAAGCAGGTAAAACACCGCTATGGCAAACCGTAAAACTGGAGGGTTCCTGGTTTCCAGAAGCCTTTATCGGTACCATGGCCAATTTAATGCGCTACAATGAAGGCTCAACCGATGTTCTACATACCAGTGTTGAAGATGTTATCGATACCATGGCGGTTGTGGAGAGTGCCTATCAATCGAGCGATACGGGTGGGGTGAAGGTTAAACAACAATTTAATTAAAACATCGTCCTCGTTTGTAACGAGGATGAAGGAGCAAAGCGATTGTATCGCTTAAAAAAACGAAAACTATGTATTTCAAATCAACATTTTTTGAAGACTACCAATTACAGGATAAACGTGTAACCTTAGGCCGCACCATAACCGAAACAGATTTTGTTGTTCACGCGGGACATACCGGCGATTTTTTTCCACACCACATGGATGCCGAGTGGTGTGCTACCCAACCGTTTAAACAGCGTATTGCACACGGCACCATGATTTTCAGCATTGGTATCGGTCTTACCGCTTCAGAGATTAATCCCGAAGCCATGTCGAAGGGTTACGATAAGCTTCGCTTTATAAAACCTGTTTTCATTGGCGATACCATCCACTCAACAGTAACCATTTCTGAAAAAGGGATAGCAAAAGACCTGAATATGGCACCGTAACCGAGCACGTAGAAATCATTAACCAGCACGGAGAAGTAGTACTGGTTTGCGACCATCTGCTTGTAGTAAAAAAAGTTCATTAGTTCTGTAATCATTAGTTCATTAGTCTGGATGCTTATATCTAAGCGCCATACCACCACCAATGAACAAGTGACACCAATGAACAAATGAACTATTGAACGAATGAACCAATAAAACCAAATATAATGAACCACAATACACCAGCTGAAATTGTAACTGAGCACGATCCCTCATCGGGGAAGAAGTACATATTACCATTTATACTTGTAGTTAGCCTATTTTTCCTTTGGGGAATGGCACATAACCTCGATTCTATCCTCATTCCACACCTTAAGAAAGCTTGTAATTTAAATAACCGCCAATCCACCTTAATTGATACTTCGGTTTTCTTTGCCTATTTCTTAATGGCCATTCCAGCAGGTATTGTTTTAAAGAAATGGGGCTACAAAGCGACAATGATTTCAGGTTTACTGGCCTTTGCATTTGGCGCATTTTTATTTGTTCCAGCGGCTAATAACCTTTCGTATATTACCTTTCTCATTGCACTTTTTATTATTGGTTGTGGTTTAACCCTGCTCGAAACCTCGGCAAATCCTTATGCTGCAGTATTGGGCGATCCGGCAAAAGCCACCAGCAGGTTAAACTTAGCCGCATCTTTTAACGGTTTAGCGGCCATGGTAGCACCAATGATTGGTGGTTTGTTTATCCTTTCCGGAAAATCGCATACCAAAGATCAACTTGCAGCAATGACTGAAACCAGCCGCAACAGTTATTTCCTTGAAGAAGCTGCTTCAGTTAAAACACCATACATCTCTCTGGGAATTATTTTACTGGTTATTGCAGTTATATTTTATTTCATCCACCTTCCCGAAATCAAAACCAAAAGTATTGATGGCGAAGCCAAAGGCAGTTTCTTTGGAGCATTACGTCACAAACACCTCAAGTGGGCAGTTGTAGCACAGTTCTTTTATGTGGGCGCACAGGTTTGCGTAACCAGTTTTTTCATCAGAATGGCGCAACAAGGTGGTGGTTTCGACGAGAAAACAGCTGCCTCTTACTTAGCCATATACGGACTCTTATTTACTGTGGGGCGCTTTGCAGGTACTGCGATCCTTCAGTTTGTATCTTCAAGTAAACTTCTGGTCATTTATGCAGTTATTTCGATAATCTTGTGCCTGGTAGCTATTTTAGGACAGGGTTCTTACGTCGTTTATGCTTTAGGCGGACTCGGATTCTTCATGTCGATTATGTTCCCGACTATTTTTGCACTGGGTATCGATGGCATTGGCGATGATACCAAACCGGGTTCATCGTGGCTCATTATGTCGATTGTTGGTGGGGCCATTTTGCCATTTGGTATGGGGAGCCTGATTGATTTGTATGGCGATAACATTCAGATTGGCTATAGCATACCACTAATTTGCTTTATAGTGGTGCTTTACTTCGGTTTAAGCGGCTATAAAATTGCACACAAATCTTAATTGCCTCTGCGAAAAATGAAACTTAGTTGGTTTAAGATACTGTCCGTTGTTTTATTGTTAAGCATAAGCTTTTCAAAGCAAACCTATGCTCAAAACGAAAATGCAAAGCCCTGGGTATTTTGGTACTGGATTAAGGCAGGCGTTTCAAAAGCAGGTATAACCGCCGATTTGGAGGCGATGAAAGCCAATGGCATTGGCGGAGCATATTTAATGAGCATCCAGGGCGCAGATAAGACACCGCTTTACAATCCGCCCAGTGTGCAGCTTACGCCTGAATGGTGGCAAATGGTCGAGTTTGCCATGAGTGAAGCCAAACGACTAAACCTTAAACTGGGCATGCATGTAAGCGATGGTTTCGCCCTGGCTGGTGGCCCCTGGATTAAACCCGAGCAATCTATGCAAAAAGTAGTTTGGTCAAAAATAAACATCAGTAATACAATCACTAAAATACATTTACCTCAACCCGAAAGTAAGGAAGATTATTACCGCAATATAGCGGTGTATGCTTATCCTTCACCTATTGGCGAAGGCATCTCTACACGCACGGTAATCCCTAAAATTACGGCTAGTAATGGTGCTGATGCAAGCGGATTGATAACGCCTGGCAATAAGAAAAACTTTGGTTCCAGCGAACCATGCTATATCCAGTACGAATTTGAAAAACCTTTCACTTGCCGAACGGTAACCATCAGGCTGAGCGGCAATAATTACCAGGCCCAGCGTCTGGCCATCCAGGTGAGTAACGACGGAAAAACCTATCGTTCCATTGGCAGGTTAGAGGCTCCGCGGCATGGCTGGCAGGACACAGATGAAGATGTTACGCATTCAATTGTGCCCACCACAGCTAAATTTTTCAGGTTTATTTACGATAAAATAGGTTCCGAACCAGGAGCAGAAGATTTAGATGCCGCCAAGTGGAAACCTTCATTAAAGCTGGTGAATCTCGAACTTTCTGCCGAAGTGCAGATTAATCAGTTTGAAGGGAAAAATGGCTCGGTTTGGCGGTTGAGCAAAAGAAGCACTGAGAGACAAATTGCCAAAAATCTTTGCGTTCCGTTAAAAGGTATTATTAACCTCACCAGTAAATTAAATCCTGACGGTACTTTAAACTGGAAAGCTCCAAAAGGAAACTGGACCATTCTAAGAATCGGACATACATCTACTGGCCATACCAATGCTACCGCAGGTGGTGGAATGGGCTTAGAGTGCGATAAATTTAATCCCGCAGCTGTTAAACTTCAATTCGATAGCTGGTACGGAGAAGCTTTAAAACACGGCGGACCCGAAATTGCTAAAAAGGTATTGAGTGTTTTTCATGTCGACAGCTGGGAGTGTGGCAGCCAGAACTGGTCGCCTTTGTTTAAAGCTGAATTTTTAAAACGCAGAGGTTATGATTTAACGCCCTATCTACCCATTATGACGGGTTTACCGGTAGAAAGCGCAAAAGTATCTGAAGATTTCTTATACGATGTAAGAAAAACCATTGCCGAACTGGTTGTTGATCAGTTTTATAAGACTCTGGCCAAGCTCGCAAAAGAAAAAGGTGTAACCTTTACAGCCGAGAGTGTGGCACCTACCATGGTAAGCGATGGCCTGTTACATTATAAAACCGTAGATGTACCCATGGGTGAATTTTGGCTGAACAGCCCTACACACGATAAACCAAATGATATGCTCGATGCCATTTCTGGTGCACATATTTATGGTAAAAATATTATTCAGGCCGAAGCATTTACCACCGTACGGATGGACTGGAACGAAAATCCGGGGAATATGAAAACGCTGCAGGACCGTAATTATGCCCTGGGAATTAACAAACTAAGCTACCACGTTTTTGCGCATAACCCCTGGGTGGATAGAAAGCCGGGGGTGACCTTAGATGGGGTAGGTCTTTATTTTCAGCGCGACCAAACCTGGTGGAAACTCGGAAAAGCCTGGATAGATTATGCCACACGCACACAAAATCTGTTGCAGCAAGGCAAACCAGTGGTTGATATTGCTGTTTTCACAGGCGAAGAATTACCCCGCCGTTCGGTTTTGCCCGATAGGTTGGTAGAAACCTTACCGGGAATTTTTGGAGCTGATGTTGTCGAATCGGAAAGAAAACGTTTGGCAAATGTTGGAGAACCATTGAGGCAGATTCCTTCCGGTGTTACCCATTCGGCCAACATGGCCGATCCCGAAAACTGGGTAAACCCTTTACGTGGCTATGCTTACGATAGTTTTAATCCCGATGTAT is drawn from Pedobacter sp. HDW13 and contains these coding sequences:
- a CDS encoding ABC transporter substrate-binding protein produces the protein MEKTINLKGITWNHSRGLLPMVATAQRFSELHPNVNITWEKRSLQQFADFSIQELAEHFDLLVIDHPWAGFAAKTKSIVPLDFYLSEAYLKDQENNSLGQSYESYTYDDHLWALPIDAATPVAASRPDLLTERGFSLPKSFEDLLALADAGLVAFAGIPIDVLMNFYTLCCSLGEDPCQSDDQVVSIETGVKALQMYRQLASKIDPTNFSRNPIQVYEAMTLSDEIAYCPFAYGYSNYSRNGYARKVLHFYDMISLDGKTNLRSTLGGTGLAISAKCADPEMAARYAEFVGSPACQSTLYFESGGQPAHLAAWKNEEVNRQSQNYFLNTLPALQRAFLRPRYHGSMYFQDHAGDVVRDYLMGKGDEITVLTVLNELYQKSKSLAVS
- a CDS encoding Gfo/Idh/MocA family protein is translated as MSIDIQYKPTLPETKQPIIIIGAGGIVADAHLPAYKIAGFEVYGIVNRTKERAQKLADAFGIPHVFDTLAEAVAAAPKNTVFDVTIMPEQYIETLKQLPDGAAVLIQKPMGDDFNQAKEILALCHAKKLKAAINFQLRFAPFVSAARYLINKGLIGELYDMEVRVTVKTPWEIFPHVIIHPRLEIQYHSIHYVDLIRSFLGNPKSVLAKTLKHPAKSLSSSRSTILFDYGDTMHAVINTNHDHDFGPNHQESYIKWEGTKGAIVAKIGLLMDYPHGVPDVFEYCLVEAGKTPLWQTVKLEGSWFPEAFIGTMANLMRYNEGSTDVLHTSVEDVIDTMAVVESAYQSSDTGGVKVKQQFN
- the fucP gene encoding L-fucose:H+ symporter permease — its product is MNHNTPAEIVTEHDPSSGKKYILPFILVVSLFFLWGMAHNLDSILIPHLKKACNLNNRQSTLIDTSVFFAYFLMAIPAGIVLKKWGYKATMISGLLAFAFGAFLFVPAANNLSYITFLIALFIIGCGLTLLETSANPYAAVLGDPAKATSRLNLAASFNGLAAMVAPMIGGLFILSGKSHTKDQLAAMTETSRNSYFLEEAASVKTPYISLGIILLVIAVIFYFIHLPEIKTKSIDGEAKGSFFGALRHKHLKWAVVAQFFYVGAQVCVTSFFIRMAQQGGGFDEKTAASYLAIYGLLFTVGRFAGTAILQFVSSSKLLVIYAVISIILCLVAILGQGSYVVYALGGLGFFMSIMFPTIFALGIDGIGDDTKPGSSWLIMSIVGGAILPFGMGSLIDLYGDNIQIGYSIPLICFIVVLYFGLSGYKIAHKS
- a CDS encoding MaoC/PaaZ C-terminal domain-containing protein; protein product: MYFKSTFFEDYQLQDKRVTLGRTITETDFVVHAGHTGDFFPHHMDAEWCATQPFKQRIAHGTMIFSIGIGLTASEINPEAMSKGYDKLRFIKPVFIGDTIHSTVTISEKGIAKDLNMAP
- a CDS encoding extracellular solute-binding protein, producing the protein MSNQADTFKIAVRKFGPFESAMQKFWDSYCAVSGCTLQLELVIMDLHELYESTITRKGLANGLFDIAHINTDWVYEGYLSQAFEILNPYINTNKPVSFPNGWSKSLLSLQRFGWEVVGLPFHDGPECFIYRKDLFENETEQANYLKQYGKVLEVPQTWEDFHQVAQFFNRPADNLYGSIFACYPDGHNTVFDFCLQLWTRGGSLVDKAGNISINCQPAVDGLDFYRKIVNDKTAVHPQSKDFESVAAGVAFAKGEAAMMINWFGFAGMCEVDANSKVKGKVGVDLLPAAAGKASASLNVYWLYTIAKGSKNKDVAYDFLKFATNAKQDKLLTLEGASAAAFRHGKIRR
- a CDS encoding CaiB/BaiF CoA-transferase family protein, with amino-acid sequence MNRPLEGLLVLEFCQFLAGPSAGLKLADLGARVIKIERPQTGDACRALSIKNLFVDEDSLLFHTINRNKESYTADLKNPQDLEKLKKLIAKADVMTHNFRPGVMEKIGLDYARVQQINPKIIYGMVTGYGNEGPWKNKPGQDLLVQSVSGLTFLSGIDTDGPVPFGLSVSDIMCGNHLVQGIMAALIKRAKTNKSVLVEVSLLESILDVQFEVITTYLNDGGKLPDRSGAKGSAHAYLSAPYGMYETKDGYIAMAMGNLPNICAIINCDITDLYVEAGSAFENRDKLIVRLAETFKQENTSNWVNLLESNGIWCAEVLNYQTATALSTYKNLNIEQQIDLDGGKSIKTTVSPIRLNQRKLFAKKAAPKLGFDTESINREFEIK
- a CDS encoding glycosyl hydrolase — translated: MKLSWFKILSVVLLLSISFSKQTYAQNENAKPWVFWYWIKAGVSKAGITADLEAMKANGIGGAYLMSIQGADKTPLYNPPSVQLTPEWWQMVEFAMSEAKRLNLKLGMHVSDGFALAGGPWIKPEQSMQKVVWSKINISNTITKIHLPQPESKEDYYRNIAVYAYPSPIGEGISTRTVIPKITASNGADASGLITPGNKKNFGSSEPCYIQYEFEKPFTCRTVTIRLSGNNYQAQRLAIQVSNDGKTYRSIGRLEAPRHGWQDTDEDVTHSIVPTTAKFFRFIYDKIGSEPGAEDLDAAKWKPSLKLVNLELSAEVQINQFEGKNGSVWRLSKRSTERQIAKNLCVPLKGIINLTSKLNPDGTLNWKAPKGNWTILRIGHTSTGHTNATAGGGMGLECDKFNPAAVKLQFDSWYGEALKHGGPEIAKKVLSVFHVDSWECGSQNWSPLFKAEFLKRRGYDLTPYLPIMTGLPVESAKVSEDFLYDVRKTIAELVVDQFYKTLAKLAKEKGVTFTAESVAPTMVSDGLLHYKTVDVPMGEFWLNSPTHDKPNDMLDAISGAHIYGKNIIQAEAFTTVRMDWNENPGNMKTLQDRNYALGINKLSYHVFAHNPWVDRKPGVTLDGVGLYFQRDQTWWKLGKAWIDYATRTQNLLQQGKPVVDIAVFTGEELPRRSVLPDRLVETLPGIFGADVVESERKRLANVGEPLRQIPSGVTHSANMADPENWVNPLRGYAYDSFNPDVLGTATVKNGDVVFASGATYKILVFPGAMKMNPNYQYMSYATVKKLFELIKAGAKVIVGDKPLYQSGIKQVNAMEFNKIVDEIWGGNFESYKNNNHPVYTKKVGLGQIFKAPFYGETFDVLGLKRDLNINEFTNNHLNKDYAPDIAYAHRVDGNKEIYFISNQQNRKRALLFNIRNGKKSIQSYDAVSNVWSEPHKINNTFDGTDINLTLYPNQSIFLVLDTPEVFSFYSRSAEDELKAAKNKSIDKKALDISDNWQVQFNPAYGGPPKPVAFNQLSDWTKNPDSLIRYYSGTAVYTKNFTYKGDTQKAWIDLGAFSSMAEVKINGITCGTLWTPPYRLDISKAIKKGENQISIEVVNTWANRLIGDSKLPEDKRITKTTAPFRLEGKPLNPAGLLGPVTIQIEEK
- a CDS encoding CaiB/BaiF CoA-transferase family protein; protein product: MRPLEDYLVIDFSQFLSGPSASLRLADMGARVIKIERLGVGDICRTLYTSNLIMNGESSVFHAINRNKESFEVDLKSVEDCEMVRELLKKADVMIHNFRPGVMERLGFDYPSVSALNPAIVYGEISGYGTDSEWKNKPGQDLLLQSVTGLTSLTGNADSGPVAMGLSIVDMLAGAHLAQGILACLYRKAIKNEGGFVQVSMMESAYDFQFETITTFMNDGGALPERSKQNNANAYLGAPYGIYQTENGYLALAMGSIPQLGNLLGCEKLEDYVEVSEAFDKRDEIKAILASHLLSQTTEKWLSKLEPADIWCSDVLNWNALMQHDGFKVLNMIQEVQMLDGYKYETTRCPIRIDGELLTSPKGSPKLGQDNEKIIKEFITHSTIANV